The following proteins are co-located in the Candidatus Aquicultor sp. genome:
- a CDS encoding cyclase family protein gives MSERKLYDISVPIRPKMPVWPGDPGFQRTLYQSFEEGGSYEASMIRMGSHTGTHIDAPAHFLQGGSTIDTVPLDKLIGKVIVVQVDVPQEITRSHIESLYVEGYERILFKTRNSALYQSDEFTSDFVYLTLGAAQHLVDLGMKLVGIDYLSVGEYHSGADVHQTLLGSGAVVLETINLADVPPGEYEIMCLPLKVQGSDGAPARAVLCELG, from the coding sequence GTGAGCGAACGCAAATTATACGATATATCGGTTCCTATTCGTCCGAAGATGCCGGTGTGGCCGGGCGACCCGGGGTTTCAGCGCACGCTATACCAGTCGTTTGAGGAGGGCGGTTCGTATGAAGCCTCGATGATTCGAATGGGAAGCCATACGGGCACGCACATCGATGCTCCGGCTCACTTCTTGCAAGGCGGCTCGACAATTGATACGGTGCCGCTTGATAAATTAATCGGTAAGGTTATCGTCGTTCAGGTAGATGTGCCTCAGGAGATAACCCGGTCACATATTGAATCGCTTTACGTTGAAGGGTACGAGCGAATACTTTTTAAGACCCGCAACTCGGCGCTTTACCAGAGCGATGAGTTTACCAGCGATTTTGTTTATCTAACGCTTGGTGCGGCGCAACACCTGGTCGATCTGGGCATGAAGCTTGTCGGCATCGATTACCTGTCGGTCGGTGAGTACCACTCCGGGGCAGACGTACACCAGACGCTCTTGGGCAGCGGCGCCGTAGTTTTAGAGACCATCAACCTGGCGGATGTACCGCCCGGCGAGTATGAGATTATGTGCTTACCGCTTAAGGTACAAGGCTCGGACGGTGCGCCGGCACGAGCTGTTTTGTGTGAACTGGGTTAG
- the pstA gene encoding phosphate ABC transporter permease PstA encodes MISDTAALKRLKRRRIKNAIFHGLMLLSCAVAIVVLAALLIDIVRKGASWVNWHFLASFPSFIPTNSGILAALAGTLWVTAITALLTFPVGVGTAIFLEEYAPKNRWMAIIDINIANLAGVPSIVYGILGLAAFVRAMALGRSVLAGALTMTLLVLPVMIIAAREAIKSVPSSLKIGFMAMGATKWQTIRHIVIPAAMPSIFTGTILTMSRAIGETAPLIMIGALAFVPFVPKSAMDGFTVLPIQIYSWVTRPQEAYGHLAAAAIIILLAVLLSMNAVSVFLRNRFEKQMHA; translated from the coding sequence ATGATTTCAGATACCGCTGCGCTCAAACGGCTCAAACGCCGCCGCATAAAGAACGCCATATTTCACGGCCTGATGTTACTTTCATGCGCGGTTGCAATCGTAGTGCTCGCTGCACTCTTAATAGATATTGTTCGCAAGGGTGCATCGTGGGTGAACTGGCATTTCTTGGCGAGTTTCCCGTCATTTATCCCGACCAATTCGGGAATACTAGCCGCACTCGCGGGTACGCTATGGGTTACCGCAATCACAGCGCTTCTCACCTTCCCCGTCGGTGTTGGCACCGCCATATTTCTTGAAGAATACGCGCCAAAGAACCGCTGGATGGCAATTATCGATATTAATATTGCCAATCTTGCCGGTGTGCCTTCAATTGTCTACGGCATTCTGGGGCTTGCGGCGTTTGTACGTGCAATGGCGTTGGGAAGAAGCGTCCTGGCCGGGGCACTCACTATGACCCTACTGGTTCTTCCGGTAATGATTATTGCGGCCCGCGAAGCCATTAAAAGCGTGCCGAGTTCACTTAAAATCGGCTTTATGGCAATGGGCGCTACGAAATGGCAAACTATTAGACACATAGTAATCCCGGCAGCAATGCCGAGTATCTTCACCGGTACGATTTTAACGATGTCCAGGGCTATCGGTGAGACGGCCCCTCTTATCATGATTGGGGCTCTTGCTTTTGTACCATTCGTGCCAAAGAGCGCGATGGATGGCTTTACCGTACTGCCTATTCAGATCTATAGTTGGGTTACCAGGCCGCAGGAAGCCTACGGCCACCTGGCGGCAGCGGCGATTATTATCCTGCTTGCGGTATTGCTATCGATGAATGCAGTTTCGGTGTTTTTGCGTAATCGATTCGAAAAGCAGATGCATGCGTAA
- the pstC gene encoding phosphate ABC transporter permease subunit PstC → MDAFEEAQSQPADIINIPEEQITAEFATAIESPKRTITWRNIRERGVYLVLLGCVLISVFTTIGIILSLLTESVSFFRVVPITKFLTDTMWTPLFADQHFGIWPLIAGTTIILLGSSIVALPIGLASAIYLSIYSNQKVRKVIKPLLEVLAGIPTVVYGYFALTFVTPLLKTFIPSLSTFNALSASIVVGIMIIPTVSSLSEDALSSVPRSLKEAGFALGATHYEVASKIVLPAGLSGVIASFILAISRAIGETMIVTLAAGSTPKLTLNPMESVQTMTASIVQISMGDTPQGTIEYQTIFAVGMLLFLITLAINVIGQVITRRYREVYE, encoded by the coding sequence TTGGATGCTTTTGAAGAAGCTCAAAGCCAACCAGCTGATATTATAAATATACCAGAAGAGCAAATCACCGCTGAATTTGCAACGGCGATTGAATCGCCTAAACGTACAATAACCTGGCGAAACATTCGAGAGCGCGGAGTTTATCTGGTACTGCTCGGCTGCGTGCTCATATCAGTGTTTACAACAATCGGGATTATCCTGTCGCTGCTCACCGAGTCGGTCTCGTTTTTCAGAGTTGTTCCGATCACTAAATTTCTCACTGACACTATGTGGACTCCGCTCTTTGCCGACCAGCACTTCGGCATCTGGCCGCTCATCGCGGGAACGACGATAATTCTTTTGGGATCGAGCATTGTAGCGCTGCCGATCGGCCTCGCAAGCGCGATTTATTTAAGCATCTATTCAAATCAAAAAGTTAGAAAGGTGATCAAGCCGCTCTTAGAGGTTCTCGCCGGAATTCCAACCGTCGTCTACGGATATTTCGCGCTCACGTTTGTAACACCGCTTTTGAAGACATTTATCCCGTCATTAAGCACGTTTAACGCACTAAGCGCCAGTATCGTTGTCGGCATTATGATTATCCCAACGGTCTCGTCGTTAAGTGAAGACGCGCTATCATCGGTACCGCGGTCACTTAAGGAAGCAGGGTTCGCACTTGGGGCAACCCATTACGAGGTCGCAAGCAAGATAGTCCTGCCGGCCGGACTATCCGGCGTTATCGCATCGTTTATCCTCGCGATATCCAGAGCCATCGGCGAGACGATGATCGTGACGCTCGCCGCGGGATCAACGCCAAAACTCACACTCAATCCGATGGAAAGCGTCCAGACAATGACGGCATCGATCGTTCAGATAAGCATGGGCGACACACCGCAAGGCACAATCGAGTATCAGACCATCTTTGCGGTCGGAATGCTGCTCTTTTTAATCACACTCGCGATAAACGTAATCGGCCAAGTTATTACGCGCCGTTACAGGGAGGTATACGAATGA
- a CDS encoding PstS family phosphate ABC transporter substrate-binding protein: MGLMSRNPGKSKTVLVMVVIALVALVATGCGSNNQSQNSTNASDAKKTSQQLSGSVKIDGSTTVLPISEAVAEQFMKQNNGVSVTVGSSGTGGGFKKFIANEIDISDASRPISAEEKAAAQKNGIEYLEIPVAYDGISIIVNKDNTWASSITTAELKKIWEPGSKVKTWKDVRPSWPADKITLYGPSSAHGTFDYFTETINGKQKAIRTDYQVSEDYNVIVQGVEGDKGALGYVGYAYFKQNEDKLKVLSVDAGSGPVAPSEQTIKSDTYKPLSRQIYIYANKKSLARPEVKEFVKFYLTDGASLVQQVGYVPLNQPDYQKTQDAVNAVK, translated from the coding sequence ATGGGATTAATGTCGAGGAATCCGGGGAAAAGCAAAACTGTACTAGTAATGGTTGTTATCGCTTTGGTCGCGCTGGTTGCGACAGGTTGCGGTTCGAATAACCAGTCACAAAACTCAACTAATGCAAGTGACGCCAAAAAAACATCACAACAATTATCAGGCTCGGTAAAAATCGACGGTTCAACCACCGTACTGCCGATCAGCGAGGCGGTCGCCGAGCAGTTCATGAAACAGAACAACGGCGTAAGTGTTACTGTTGGTTCATCGGGCACCGGTGGCGGTTTTAAGAAGTTCATCGCCAACGAGATCGATATCAGTGACGCATCGCGGCCGATCTCGGCTGAGGAAAAAGCGGCGGCGCAAAAGAACGGCATCGAGTACCTAGAGATACCGGTCGCGTATGACGGCATCTCAATCATCGTCAATAAAGATAATACGTGGGCATCATCAATCACTACGGCTGAGCTTAAGAAGATTTGGGAGCCGGGCAGCAAGGTTAAAACCTGGAAAGATGTTCGCCCGAGTTGGCCGGCGGATAAAATCACGCTCTACGGCCCAAGCAGCGCGCACGGTACATTTGATTACTTCACGGAAACGATCAATGGTAAGCAGAAGGCCATCAGGACCGACTACCAAGTGAGCGAAGACTATAACGTAATCGTTCAAGGTGTTGAGGGCGACAAAGGCGCTCTCGGTTATGTTGGATACGCTTACTTCAAGCAGAACGAAGACAAGCTAAAGGTGCTGTCGGTAGATGCCGGCAGCGGCCCTGTTGCTCCGAGCGAGCAAACCATCAAGAGCGATACATATAAACCGCTTTCGCGTCAGATTTACATCTACGCAAACAAAAAATCGCTCGCACGCCCTGAGGTCAAGGAGTTCGTAAAGTTCTACCTGACCGATGGCGCAAGCCTTGTACAACAAGTTGGCTATGTGCCGCTGAACCAGCCAGATTACCAAAAAACCCAGGATGCGGTTAACGCGGTAAAATAG
- a CDS encoding ATP-binding protein translates to MRINNKLVISYTLLTALCLFIISAIIRFEVQSSYTQTFKNQLISEANTVKVAVDSLSAGRFASDQTNDLVQKLSRQMNARITLITRNGVVVADTEANPKTMGNHAKRPEVQQALRGNTGISERYSSTVGHTMLYVAIPYTNAEKGNGVIRIALPLSDIAAAINKLSMIMAAIAFLATLVIIAVSTILARSFTRPLRQMMNMASSMADDDFEQQLSINTRDELGELSQSLNNLAMKLKDRINELRTEKAKAEHILHNMAEGIVLINKDGVIVLTNPAAERVLRFTQENVIGAPLARVIDNHEIETAITEALLSRREVNEEVELSVPFIKLRLRALPVTGISGDHQVLTVIKDITREKHVERLRKDFVANVSHELKTPLTGLKLLAETLCQSIETDPVASKRFAERLDKELSTLINMVRELIDLSRLERSDEAITASPVDLRELVREVGSSFSELAVDKGLTLEFDIPQKLTPVIGDKDQLLTLVRNLVDNAIRYTLSGGTIKVMLSQDNDRVRFLVADDGIGLAQREIPRIFERFYRVDKARSRETGGTGLGLSIVKHIAENHNATINVESTLGIGSTFTVGFPIQPA, encoded by the coding sequence ATGCGAATAAACAACAAGCTTGTTATCAGCTACACCCTGCTTACCGCTTTATGCCTGTTTATCATCAGCGCTATCATCAGGTTTGAAGTGCAAAGCTCATACACGCAAACCTTTAAGAACCAGCTTATATCTGAAGCCAATACCGTAAAAGTGGCGGTCGATTCGCTCAGTGCCGGAAGATTTGCAAGCGATCAAACCAATGATCTCGTGCAAAAACTAAGCCGCCAAATGAACGCGCGAATTACCCTCATTACCCGTAACGGCGTAGTGGTCGCCGATACCGAGGCTAACCCGAAGACCATGGGAAACCATGCAAAGCGCCCGGAAGTTCAACAGGCCCTCAGAGGCAATACCGGTATTAGCGAGCGCTATAGCAGCACCGTCGGCCATACAATGCTCTACGTTGCCATCCCGTATACGAATGCGGAAAAAGGTAACGGGGTCATCCGGATCGCGCTTCCCTTGTCTGATATAGCTGCTGCAATAAATAAGCTAAGCATGATAATGGCCGCTATCGCATTTCTGGCAACTCTTGTGATAATTGCCGTGAGTACCATCCTGGCCCGTTCATTTACGAGGCCCCTTAGGCAGATGATGAATATGGCGAGCAGCATGGCCGATGATGATTTTGAGCAACAACTCTCAATCAACACTCGTGACGAGTTGGGAGAGCTATCGCAATCTCTTAATAACCTCGCCATGAAGTTAAAGGACAGGATTAACGAGTTGAGAACGGAGAAAGCAAAGGCCGAGCACATACTGCATAACATGGCTGAAGGTATAGTGCTGATAAACAAAGACGGCGTTATCGTTCTTACCAATCCAGCCGCGGAACGTGTTCTCAGATTCACGCAGGAGAACGTTATCGGCGCACCGCTTGCACGAGTAATCGATAATCATGAGATCGAGACGGCCATTACCGAAGCGCTATTATCGAGGCGAGAAGTTAATGAAGAAGTGGAGCTAAGCGTTCCATTTATAAAACTGCGATTAAGGGCATTACCGGTTACCGGCATAAGCGGTGACCACCAGGTACTTACTGTTATTAAAGACATCACACGAGAGAAGCACGTGGAGCGCTTGCGAAAAGATTTTGTTGCTAACGTCTCACATGAGCTAAAAACACCGCTAACCGGCTTGAAATTGCTGGCTGAAACGCTGTGCCAGAGCATCGAAACAGACCCTGTGGCAAGCAAAAGATTTGCGGAGCGCCTCGACAAGGAGCTAAGCACGCTTATCAATATGGTCCGTGAACTTATCGATTTGTCGAGACTTGAACGTTCCGATGAGGCTATCACAGCATCACCGGTTGATCTTCGAGAGCTGGTTCGCGAAGTGGGTTCAAGCTTTTCAGAACTTGCTGTGGATAAGGGCTTAACGCTCGAATTCGATATTCCTCAGAAACTAACGCCGGTAATTGGGGATAAAGACCAGCTCTTAACACTTGTGCGAAACCTTGTCGATAACGCAATCAGGTATACGTTATCCGGCGGTACAATCAAGGTAATGCTTTCACAGGATAATGACCGCGTCCGCTTCCTGGTTGCTGATGACGGCATCGGGCTGGCGCAACGTGAGATTCCTCGGATATTCGAGCGCTTCTACCGGGTAGACAAGGCGAGAAGCCGGGAGACCGGCGGCACCGGCTTGGGGCTTTCGATTGTTAAACATATCGCTGAAAACCATAATGCAACTATTAATGTTGAAAGCACTCTGGGCATTGGAAGTACCTTCACTGTGGGTTTTCCTATCCAACCGGCATGA
- a CDS encoding response regulator transcription factor produces MARILIIEDDPLIRETLEYSLRGAGFDAITAEDGMQGLAIIKEAAPDLILLDLLMPEIDGFDVCRRVRESDEHVPIIMITALEDQRSKLKGFSVGADDYITKPFSIEELVARIRANLKRTLRDEAAAAAIEVGDLKLDLTHHTIEVNGRSVHLRLKEFQLLNVLASKPGVLFTRQDLAERIWGYEFYTSSRTIDVHIRRIRNKIEENSRFSYIQTVHGLGYKFQVAEKAQCE; encoded by the coding sequence ATGGCTCGAATTTTAATAATCGAAGATGACCCACTGATTAGAGAAACGCTCGAATACAGCCTTAGAGGGGCTGGATTCGATGCGATTACCGCCGAAGACGGGATGCAAGGCCTGGCGATAATCAAAGAGGCAGCACCCGATCTGATTCTCCTCGATTTGCTCATGCCCGAAATCGATGGCTTTGACGTCTGCCGGCGCGTGCGCGAATCCGACGAACATGTCCCGATTATCATGATAACGGCGCTTGAAGACCAGCGAAGTAAGCTCAAAGGTTTCAGCGTCGGCGCCGACGATTACATTACTAAACCGTTTAGCATTGAAGAGCTTGTTGCGCGTATACGGGCAAACCTCAAGCGCACGCTTCGCGATGAAGCGGCGGCAGCGGCAATCGAAGTCGGCGATCTAAAACTCGATCTGACGCACCATACCATCGAGGTAAACGGCCGTTCTGTGCATTTGCGCTTAAAAGAATTTCAGCTTTTAAACGTGCTCGCTTCCAAACCAGGCGTCCTTTTTACACGCCAGGACTTGGCTGAGCGCATATGGGGCTACGAATTTTACACATCAAGTCGCACGATTGACGTTCACATCCGCAGGATTCGCAACAAAATAGAAGAAAATTCCCGCTTCTCCTATATTCAGACCGTCCATGGCCTCGGCTATAAGTTCCAGGTCGCGGAGAAAGCCCAATGCGAATAA
- a CDS encoding phosphate-starvation-inducible PsiE family protein, with product MNAEENAIAQEERTKNVSVLQKLFIAEYRKRTVTRFYQSVNTLIIDALIVAVLIILLAGTARIFIHLPASISQDILSMGFHGILNDIMVVFIFVELFRVLIDYFKEERVKITYIADATLVFTFKEIWVRFSEPNFDSMKILAMSAAMLAVATVRTLAVIYSPDRAKE from the coding sequence ATGAACGCAGAAGAAAACGCTATAGCTCAAGAGGAGCGCACTAAGAACGTGTCGGTTTTACAAAAGCTATTCATTGCCGAATATCGAAAACGCACTGTCACACGGTTTTATCAATCGGTAAACACTCTAATAATCGATGCCCTTATTGTAGCGGTCTTAATCATACTTTTGGCTGGAACCGCCAGGATATTTATCCACTTGCCGGCAAGTATTTCACAAGATATTCTTTCGATGGGGTTCCACGGTATCCTCAACGACATAATGGTCGTCTTCATTTTTGTAGAGCTGTTTCGCGTGTTGATCGACTATTTCAAAGAGGAACGGGTAAAAATCACCTATATCGCCGACGCAACGTTGGTCTTCACCTTTAAGGAGATTTGGGTTCGTTTCTCTGAGCCGAATTTCGATTCAATGAAGATACTCGCGATGAGTGCCGCTATGCTCGCGGTAGCCACAGTACGAACACTAGCCGTTATCTACTCTCCCGATCGTGCAAAGGAATAG
- the pstB gene encoding phosphate ABC transporter ATP-binding protein PstB, which yields MGIVQFNREDVKIEFKDVTFYYSTFKAIDNISVQLPRNRVTAFIGPSGCGKSTVLRIINRSNEITMSTSLEGEVLIDGVNIYKNGVDPVLLRKRVGMVFQKPNPFPKSIYENLAIGPKIHGTKKKGELDDIVEESLKKAALWDEVKTTLHKSAMQLSGGQQQRLCIARALTIKPEVLLMDEPCSALDPISTQKIEDLIEALKKEFTIVMVTHNMQQAARASDYTAFFLVEETGAPGKLVEFGDTSTIFTRPAYKKTEDYITGRFG from the coding sequence ATGGGTATCGTCCAATTTAATCGTGAAGATGTGAAAATCGAGTTCAAAGATGTGACGTTTTATTACAGCACGTTCAAGGCGATAGATAATATCTCCGTCCAGCTGCCGAGAAACCGCGTAACGGCGTTTATCGGCCCGTCGGGTTGCGGAAAGTCAACCGTGCTTCGGATCATTAACCGCTCGAACGAGATTACGATGAGCACGTCCCTTGAGGGCGAAGTGTTAATTGACGGGGTAAACATCTACAAAAACGGTGTTGATCCGGTGCTGCTTCGTAAAAGAGTCGGCATGGTGTTTCAAAAACCCAATCCGTTCCCCAAGAGCATCTATGAAAACCTGGCGATCGGCCCTAAGATTCACGGTACTAAGAAAAAGGGCGAACTCGACGATATCGTTGAGGAAAGCCTGAAAAAAGCAGCGCTCTGGGATGAAGTAAAAACCACGCTTCATAAATCGGCCATGCAGCTTTCCGGCGGGCAGCAGCAGCGTCTCTGTATAGCTCGTGCGCTCACGATCAAGCCCGAAGTGCTCCTCATGGACGAGCCGTGTTCCGCGCTCGACCCGATCTCAACGCAGAAAATCGAGGACCTGATAGAGGCCTTAAAAAAGGAATTCACCATTGTCATGGTTACGCATAACATGCAGCAAGCTGCTCGTGCGTCCGACTACACCGCGTTTTTCCTGGTAGAAGAGACGGGCGCACCAGGCAAACTCGTTGAGTTTGGGGATACATCTACTATTTTTACGAGGCCTGCCTACAAAAAGACCGAAGATTACATCACCGGTCGATTCGGTTAA
- a CDS encoding STAS domain-containing protein has protein sequence MAERKMPRHQAHQIETNVKFDFERIGDTLIVHLSGEADLLGSSKIRQALTRKLNDVNRIIFDLSDLDFADSYFLRFLIKLRKQLGGVSSVVIENAKPNVARIFEVTGLDKLFMSSDENQEPEIN, from the coding sequence ATGGCTGAGAGAAAAATGCCCAGACATCAAGCGCATCAAATAGAAACTAACGTCAAGTTTGACTTCGAGCGTATCGGTGATACCTTAATCGTGCACCTTTCCGGCGAGGCCGACCTGCTTGGGAGCTCGAAAATCAGGCAAGCCCTCACCCGCAAGCTCAATGACGTTAATAGGATAATTTTTGACTTAAGCGACCTTGATTTTGCGGACAGCTATTTCCTGCGCTTTCTAATCAAATTACGCAAACAGCTCGGTGGGGTCAGCTCGGTTGTGATTGAAAACGCTAAGCCAAACGTCGCGCGCATCTTTGAAGTCACCGGTCTCGATAAACTCTTTATGTCGTCCGACGAGAACCAAGAGCCGGAAATCAACTAA
- a CDS encoding DUF1385 domain-containing protein, protein MSDIKVGGQAFGDGVLMRTKKYWALVREDGSTEFGSTHSWLDHHPRWNIFFIRSIISFFEMIKFGVKTYQKNPAGTNRRIILWLGIYLAITLPISMAATAWLPRSIFINAGFQFFYLLLALWTMSRGMTNKIWTYHGAEHKAVNAHEQGKDLNDPAAIQSCSRIHPRCGTNLVFVILVLMALYLPYPDAKVNALYSGAYIVSSMAMSLELFRQLTRFPNFILTKMVLFGGRMLQKFMTTREPDNDQVIIASKALQLVLALELLGDKHEIVSPQQA, encoded by the coding sequence TTGAGTGATATTAAAGTTGGCGGCCAGGCCTTTGGCGATGGCGTTTTGATGAGGACAAAAAAATACTGGGCACTGGTACGGGAAGATGGGTCAACCGAGTTCGGCTCAACCCATTCGTGGCTCGACCACCATCCCCGTTGGAATATCTTCTTTATCCGTTCGATTATCTCATTTTTTGAGATGATTAAGTTCGGTGTCAAGACGTATCAAAAGAATCCCGCCGGAACCAATCGCCGCATTATTCTGTGGCTGGGTATCTATCTTGCCATTACCCTGCCGATTTCAATGGCGGCAACCGCGTGGCTTCCGCGCAGCATATTTATCAATGCAGGGTTCCAATTCTTCTACCTGCTGCTTGCACTCTGGACGATGAGCCGGGGTATGACGAATAAGATCTGGACGTATCATGGTGCGGAGCACAAAGCGGTTAATGCCCACGAGCAGGGGAAAGACTTGAACGATCCGGCAGCGATCCAGAGTTGTTCAAGAATTCACCCACGCTGCGGCACGAATCTGGTGTTCGTGATTCTGGTTTTAATGGCACTTTACCTGCCGTATCCGGACGCCAAGGTCAACGCGCTGTATTCTGGTGCGTATATCGTATCGTCGATGGCGATGTCTCTTGAGCTATTCAGGCAGCTCACACGCTTCCCGAACTTCATCCTGACGAAGATGGTTCTTTTTGGCGGAAGGATGCTGCAGAAGTTCATGACCACGCGAGAACCGGACAATGATCAAGTTATCATCGCGTCTAAGGCACTACAGCTGGTCTTAGCTCTCGAATTGTTGGGCGACAAGCATGAGATTGTCAGTCCACAGCAAGCATAG